A window of the Microplitis mediator isolate UGA2020A chromosome 5, iyMicMedi2.1, whole genome shotgun sequence genome harbors these coding sequences:
- the LOC130668512 gene encoding signal-induced proliferation-associated 1-like protein 1 isoform X3, whose translation MIAQLAVMGGGSGGNGGGSRVSRGGLTLHRSNSSLELPHSPERSGRVTDAQPLRREYGSHGSIDVVAGQCNPASGNTTGENIFAMLQDFRSGRSSADRLYPHPHHHHHHHHQHAAGLDSSILNAGGASTDEVCGPTSASSPKVRLKINRLWGGKESPPTGVSTPATVVSSDLEERHRRRAFVHYDTQSLTANLGYAAKLRGILLARRRNTATGASAASTIRAPTPDNDSPEGNEVADDPGDGKSNDLLESCPFFRNEIGGEGEREVALARSPSPTVGAHRPSLSYGVSVLEPMPGETLWKHTCPLRKRLLPIESIDEGARYYRKYFFGKEHQNWFGMDEQLGPVAISIRRDGNHYRIIVRTSELLTLRGSIPEEALGLRTNQGSRIPTREILELVAPEVQLGCLRLGTPAAEETLARLDEQGLSNRYKVGVLYCRAGQRTEEEMYNNQHAGPAFLEFLDTVGQRVKLRGFEGYKAGLDTRTDSTGTHAVAATHRGSQLTFHVVTMLPFTPNNRQQLLRKRHIGNDIVTIVFQEPGALPFSPRRIRSQFQHVFIIVRAINPCTDNTQYSVAVSRSKEVSIFGPPVPPGATFNKGKSFADFILAKVINAENAAHRSEKFSTMATRTRQEYLKDLAVNYSTTTIIDTGQKFSMLSFSSKKKVPVRPRLACDASQRGAICWQVILEESNQNTDCYLGISVDTIVLIEEHSRQTVFVSPCINVLGWHAQTNSLRLYYHQGECISIHVRPDYSERDEIMEIVARLRAVTQGSPASELSLKRNSLGQLGFHVQPDGVVTQVEPMGLSWQAGLRQGSRLVEICKVAVSTLSHDQMVDLLKTSAQVTVTVIPPTNDGQPRRGCSLQSCQYLSTNYESDYENVNSENVPSQQMAQQVHQTKNYERSTSPPRSSNSSGYGTGSSSRSFNDPRFIQETTSLSVNNVNTNASGSAGASGSGGTAATASTSGNTSSSHNTDERWYDLFEAPEQDASHRIDGTPPPPLPARQKERNELHGKSTTDQLKHHHDYYSKESNYVSPRVIQESNYQRLDEANRSNTNNSSSNSNNNNNSSSSNNNNNNNNNNNNNNNNNSQEDPAANYARIQKDHGYWYGSNHGHQKQSPSSSLPLNHQNSGYSSKPVAPSNGIRYNEQVNGNELGTVYDNEPSRVLRKPKNDFETRASEWDRGGSGVATAGIIKNENYQESRPVDNLSNESNSKYRDRQVSSYDFVPHDYDRKKNNHNDNIINNTSDVSRIKTLGLNYDVNLSQRDDSINNSSTSTSTIREPTHEFIIGEKVTCIKSNLPERVLSRKLAHEYMRKDYTSSSLPPEVRIFDGNNSTSSSSTTTTIITASDIPTMPSEDELPLNACENSSPALRRTGKHRPGSGTSSGASSATSVAGVSNSSPRNQSPRPKSIVRNQIRNSANLTSSTLQEDLMKLINPDFIADDNTGSASSNNSNIIISDDNYIVNGNNSENKISNLVDKNNDIIKIVSSNNNVIINNNNNEVEIQNKCRSRENLCGSSTTTLSVLTSSTRQDNNCNTNVNAGSEVILTKARPATVISNTSTNTSPALSESKMTKEERLSPRVTKTHVPLKSTNNSTSAGRDCKNNAGDGDDNDLWAANNNYDVSKRFAKQNNLDRSEEKIYESTGNITNTGSNNSVIDLQGHLSNLELRVARETRRRLSLEDEVRRLRDENRRLQDENHAAAQQLRRFTEWFFQTIDHQ comes from the exons ATGATTGCTCAGCTGGCGGTGATGGGCGGCGGAAGTGGCGGGAACGGCGGTGGGAGCCGTGTCAGTCGTGGCGGGCTTACTTTGCACAGATCAAATTCCAGTTTAGAATTGCCCCACAGTCCAGAACGCTCTGGACGTGTGACTGATGCTCAGCCACTTCGACGGGAGTATGGATCCCACG GCAGCATCGACGTGGTTGCCGGACAGTGTAATCCAGCAAGCGGTAATACAACAGGCGAGAACATCTTTGCGATGCTTCAAGACTTTAGAAGTGGACGTTCTTCGGCGGATCGTCTTTACCCGCatcctcatcatcatcaccaccatcatcatcaacaCGCTGCTGGTCTCGACTCAAGTATTTTGAATGCGGGCGGTGCGTCAACTGATGAAGTTTGTGGGCCAACATCTGCATCAAGTCCTAAAGttcgattaaaaataaatcgtcTTTGGGGTGGCAAAGAAAGCCCACCCACTGGTGTTTCAACTCCTGCTACAGTTGTGTCGAGTGATCTTGAAGAACGTCATCGACGTAGAGCATTTGTTCATTACGACACGCAGTCATTGACCGCTAATCTCGGTTACGCGGCTAAATTACGCGGGATACTACTGGCTAGACGTAGAAATACGGCCACTGGAGCGTCTGCTGCTAGTACTATAAGAGCACCCACGCCTGACAATGATTCACCCGAGGGCAATGAGGTGGCTGATGATCCCGGCGACGgtaaaagtaatgatttaCTTGAGTCATGTCCGTTTTTTCGTAATGAAATTGGCGGTGAAGGAGAACGTGAAGTGGCACTGGCAAGATCACCTAGTCCTACTGTCGGTGCTCATCGGCCTTCGTTGTCTTATGGAGTATCTGTACTTGAACCAATGCCCGGTGAAACACTTTGGAAGCACACTTGTCCTCTACGTAAAAGACTCTTGCCGATTGAAAGTATCGACGAAGGCGCACGTTACTacaggaaatattttttcg gcAAAGAGCATCAAAATTGGTTCGGTATGGACGAGCAACTTGGCCCAGTGGCAATAAGTATTCGCAGAGATGGCAATCATTACCGTATAATTGTACGTACATCCGAATTACTCACTCTCCGAGGGTCAATACCCGAAGAAGCCCTAGGATTACGTACAAATCAAGGATCTCGAATACCAACGCGAGAAATATTAGAACTCGTCGCGCCGGAAGTACAACTGGGATGTCTACGATTAGGAACGCCCGCAGCTGAAGAAACTCTTGCTAGACTAGATGAGCAGGGACTCTCAAACCGTTACAAAGTTGGAGTTCTTTATTGTCGCGCTGGTCAACGGACTGAAGAAGAAATGTACAATAATCAGCATGCCGGGCCAgcatttcttgaatttttagaTACAGTCGGTCAACGAGTTAAGTTACGAGGTTTTGAAGGTTACAAAGCTGGTCTTGATACTAGGACAGATTCAACGGGTACTCATGCTGTTGCCGCAACTCACAGAGGATCTCAATTAACATTTCATGTAGTAACAATGCTACCATTTACGCCAAATAATCGACAACAATTACTCAGGAAACGTCATATCGGTAATGATATCGTAACTATTGTATTTCAAGAGCCAGGCGCATTACCATTTAGTCCACGAAGAATAAGATCACAATTTCAACATGTATTTATCATCGTACGTGCTATCAATCCATGTACTGATAACACACAGTACAGTGTCGCAGTATCACGTAGCAAAGAAGTGTCTATTTTTGGGCCACCAGTACCGCCAGGTGCAACATTCAATAAAGGCAAATCATTTGCTGACTTTATTTTAGCTAAAGTAATAAACGCTGAAAATGCCGCCCATCgttcagaaaaattttcgacAATGGCGACGAGAACCCGTCaggaatatttaaaagatctaGCTGTCAACTATTCAACCACCACAATAATTGACACtggacaaaaattttccatgCTGTCATTCagtagcaaaaaaaaagttccagtCCGTCCGCGGTTGGCCTGTGATGCCTCACAACGCGGCGCGATCTGTTGGCAAGTTATTTTAGAGGAGAGTAATCAAAATACCGACTGTTATTTGGGTATATCAGTAGATACTATTGTACTAATTGAAGAACACTCAAGGCAAACTGTTTTTGTGTCTCCCTGCATAAATGTCTTGGGCTGGCATGCCCAAACTAATAGCTTACGTTTGTATTATCATCAAGGTGAGTGCATCAGTATTCATGTACGACCTGATTATTCAGAGAGAGATGAAATTATGGAGATAGTAGCGCGTCTGCGTGCAGTAACACAGGGGTCACCGGCATCGGAGTTATCACTGAAGCGCAATTCCTTAGGGCAATTGGGTTTTCACGTCCAACCAGACGGTGTTGTTACCCAGGTTGAGCCAATGGGCTTATCATGGCAAGCGGGTCTAAGACAGGGTTCGCGTCTCGTTGAAATTTGCAAGGTTGCTGTGTCGACCCTGAGTCACGACCAAATGGTTGATTTGCTTAAAACTAGTGCCCAAGTAACGGTAACTGTTATACCCCCAACAAATGATGGACAGCCACGTCGTGGTTGCTCGCTACAATCTTGTCAgtatttatcaacaaattatGAGAGTGACTATGAGAATGTTAATTCTGAAAATGTGCCGAGTCAACAGATGGCTCAGCAAGTTCATCAGACGAAAAATTATGAGCGGTCTACAAGTCCACCGAGATCAAGCAACAGCTCTGGTTACGGTACTGGTTCTAGCTCCCGGTCATTCAATGATCCGCGATTTATTCAAGAGACTACATCACTATCAGTTAATAATGTAAATACTAATGCTAGTGGTAGTGCTGGTGCTAGTGGTAGTGGAGGTACTGCTGCGACTGCTAGTACTTCTGGTAATACCAGCAGCAGTCATAACACTGATGAACGATGGTACGATTTATTTGAAGCTCCTGAGCAAGATGCAAGTCATCGCATTGACGGGACTCCGCCGCCACCTTTACCCGCCAGACAAAAAGAACGCAATGAATTGCATGGAAAATCAACAACTGATCAATTAAAGCATCATCACGATTACTACTCGAAAGAATCGAATTACGTTTCCCCGCGTGTCATTCAAGAGAGTAATTATCAGCGGCTTGATGAAGCTAATCGTAGTAATACTAATAATAGTAGCagtaacagtaataataataataatagtagtagtagtaataataataataataataataataataataataataataataataataatagtcagGAAGATCCAGCTGCTAATTATGCTAGGATACAAAAAGATCATGGCTACTGGTATGGATCGAATCATGGACATCAAAAACAATCTCCTTCAAGTTCATTACCGTTAAACCATCAAAACTCTGGTTACAGTTCAAAACCCGTAGCTCCGAGCAATGGGATTCGTTACAATGAACAAGTTAATGGTAATGAGCTTGGTACTGTTTATGACAACGAACCGAGTCGTGTTTTACGGAAGCCAAAGAACGATTTTGAAACGAGAGCAAGCGAATGGGATCGCGGAGGCAGCGGTGTTGCAACTGCTGGTATTATTAAGAATGAAAATTACCAAGAATCAAGACCTGTTGATAATTTAAGTAATGAATCTAACAGTAAATATCGAGATCGTCAAGTCAGTTCCTATGATTTTGTTCCTCATGattatgatagaaaaaaaaataatcataatgacaatattataaataacacATCAGATGTCAGTCGTATTAAAACATTAGGattaaattacgatgttaattTATCGCAACGTGATGACAGTATTAATAACtcatcaacatcaacatcaacaaTACGCGAACCAAcacatgaatttataattgGCGAAAAAGTAACGtgtattaaaagtaatttaccTGAACGTGTACTATCACGTAAATTAGCACATGAGTATATGAGGAAAGATTACACGTCGTCGAGTTTACCACCCGAGGTGAGAATATTTGATGGCAATAATtcaacatcatcatcatcaacaacaacaacaataataacagcATCAGACATACCAACAATGCCAAGTGAAGATGAATTACCATTGAATGCATGTGAAAATTCTTCACCTGCATTACGTAGAACTGGGAAACATCGTCCAGGAAGTGGTACCAGTAGTGGTGCCAGTAGTGCTACTTCTGTTGCTGGTGTATCGAATTCCAGTCCACGAAATCAATCACCCCGTCCTAAATCGATTGTTAGAAATCAGATTAGAAATTCAGCGAATTTAACCTCCAGTACTCTACAAGAAGATcttatgaaattaataaatcctGATTTCATCGCTGATGATAATACTGGCAGTGCCTCgagtaataatagtaatattattataagtgATGATAATTACATCGTTAACGGTAATAACAGtgagaataaaataagtaatttggtagataaaaataatgacattattaaaattgttagtagtaataataatgttattataaataataataataatgaagttgaaatacaaaataaatgtagATCTAGAGAAAATTTATGCGGCAGTAGTACGACAACATTGAGTGTATTAACGTCATCAACAAGACAAGATAATAATTGCAATACAAATGTAAATGCTGGTTCAGAAGTTATTTTGACTAAAGCAAGACCTGCTACGGTTATTTCAAATACGAGCACCAACACAAGTCCAGCGCTTAGTGAAAGCAAAATGACCAAGGAAGAAAGACTGTCACCGCGAGTTACTAAAACACATGTGCCTTTAAAATCAACAAATAATTCAACGTCTGCTGGGAgagattgtaaaaataatgcaGGTGACGGTGATGACAATGACCTGTGGGctgctaataataattacgatGTCAGTAAACGATTtgcaaaacaaaataatctaGATCGgagtgaagaaaaaatttatgaatcaaCTGGCAATATAACAAACACGGGTTCCAATAATTCGGTGATTGATTTACAGGGTCACCTGTCAAATTTAGAACTGAGAGTCGCGCGGGAAACGAGAAGACGTTTGTCACTTGAAGACGAAGTCAGAAGATTGAGGGATGAAAATCGTAGATTACAAGACGAAAACCATGCGGCTGCACAACAATTGAGGCGATTTACCGAGTGGTTTTTTCAAACTATTGATCAtcagtaa